The following proteins are encoded in a genomic region of Cellulomonas sp. ES6:
- a CDS encoding sugar ABC transporter substrate-binding protein, with translation MSNGARMRYLGGTAVVGAAALLLTACGSGGGDAAEGGSSGGDVTIEFAQWWEPELPDGAFRELMDQFESENPGITVELLSGPYASTKEQVLAGAAAGTMSDVVGLDGAWVNDFAKQGSIADLSALMSEDGFDDSQLVSQVQVDGSTYMIPVVNFVYPMFSNDDLLSQAGVDTPPSTRSEFADAAEAVTALGDNTYGWVLPLSLEAPNGVQNDVMSWVWASGGSMLEDGQPALTDNPDVESGIQFVADLWDAGVVAPGSFTMKEQDKVEEFTNGRVGMMIDSLAHVTTIQESNPDLSFSISAIPAEDGYTGERGIPYASWGIGVAENSEHKAEAMKLVEFLMSEETNAELSSIANAFPGNTESVPDFVEDNELFATAFEIYQDGYPANEFTGLPVAEELMRQLGEQLQKTLNGDQSVDDALTAAQKSWESEF, from the coding sequence ATGAGCAACGGAGCTCGGATGCGGTACCTGGGCGGCACGGCGGTGGTCGGCGCGGCGGCGCTGCTGCTCACCGCGTGCGGCAGCGGCGGCGGCGACGCCGCAGAGGGGGGATCGTCCGGGGGCGACGTCACCATCGAGTTCGCGCAGTGGTGGGAGCCCGAGCTCCCCGACGGCGCGTTCCGCGAGCTGATGGACCAGTTCGAGTCGGAGAACCCCGGCATCACCGTCGAGCTGCTGAGCGGCCCGTACGCCTCGACCAAGGAGCAGGTGCTCGCCGGCGCGGCCGCGGGCACGATGTCCGACGTCGTCGGCCTCGACGGCGCCTGGGTCAACGACTTCGCGAAGCAGGGGTCCATCGCGGACCTCTCGGCGCTGATGTCCGAGGACGGGTTCGACGACAGCCAGCTCGTCAGCCAGGTCCAGGTGGACGGCAGCACGTACATGATCCCGGTCGTCAACTTCGTGTACCCGATGTTCAGCAACGACGACCTGCTGTCCCAGGCCGGCGTCGACACCCCGCCGAGCACCCGCAGCGAGTTCGCGGACGCCGCGGAGGCGGTCACGGCGCTCGGCGACAACACCTACGGCTGGGTCCTCCCGCTCTCGCTCGAGGCCCCCAACGGCGTGCAGAACGACGTCATGTCGTGGGTGTGGGCGTCCGGCGGCTCCATGCTGGAGGACGGCCAGCCGGCGCTGACGGACAACCCGGACGTCGAGAGCGGCATCCAGTTCGTCGCCGACCTCTGGGACGCGGGCGTCGTGGCCCCCGGCTCCTTCACGATGAAGGAGCAGGACAAGGTCGAGGAGTTCACCAACGGCCGCGTCGGCATGATGATCGACTCCCTGGCGCACGTCACGACGATCCAGGAGTCGAACCCCGACCTCAGCTTCTCGATCTCCGCCATCCCGGCCGAGGACGGGTACACCGGTGAGCGCGGCATCCCGTACGCCTCCTGGGGCATCGGCGTCGCCGAGAACTCGGAGCACAAGGCCGAGGCGATGAAGCTCGTCGAGTTCCTCATGAGCGAGGAGACGAACGCCGAGCTGTCGTCCATCGCCAACGCGTTCCCCGGCAACACGGAGTCCGTGCCGGACTTCGTCGAGGACAACGAGCTGTTCGCCACCGCGTTCGAGATCTACCAGGACGGCTACCCGGCGAACGAGTTCACCGGCCTGCCCGTCGCCGAGGAGCTCATGCGCCAGCTCGGCGAGCAGCTCCAGAAGACCCTGAACGGGGACCAGAGCGTCGACGACGCCCTGACCGCCGCCCAGAAGTCGTGGGAGAGCGAGTTCTGA
- a CDS encoding DeoR/GlpR family DNA-binding transcription regulator, translated as MSSSDSTPRRLPAGRKAELAAFVADAGEVTVAQLAERFEVSADTIRRDLDQLDADGVLVRTHGGAVGLSAAPRPNTELDVRMRLQTQAKEQIGARAAELVRDGQAVIVNAGTTTLALVRALADHRDLTVATNSLRGATELDPKVYRDLYVFGGSVRLMDQATLGPVRLPAWTHQPEVDIRCDIALIGVGAVSPDVGFSTSNLVEASMMGEMMDRADKVAVLADSSKFSRRLFAQIAELARADYLVTDAPPPPDLARALAEAGVEVLLPR; from the coding sequence ATGTCGTCCTCCGACAGCACCCCCCGCCGCCTCCCCGCCGGGCGCAAGGCCGAGCTCGCCGCCTTCGTCGCCGACGCGGGCGAGGTCACGGTCGCGCAGCTCGCCGAGCGCTTCGAGGTGTCGGCGGACACGATCCGCCGGGACCTCGACCAGCTCGACGCCGACGGCGTGCTGGTCCGCACCCACGGCGGCGCGGTCGGGCTGTCCGCCGCCCCCCGCCCGAACACCGAGCTCGACGTGCGCATGCGCCTGCAGACCCAGGCCAAGGAGCAGATCGGCGCCCGCGCGGCCGAGCTCGTCCGCGACGGGCAGGCGGTGATCGTCAACGCCGGGACCACGACGCTCGCGCTCGTGCGCGCCCTGGCCGACCACCGCGACCTGACCGTGGCCACCAACAGCCTGCGCGGCGCCACCGAGCTCGACCCCAAGGTCTACCGCGACCTGTACGTGTTCGGGGGCAGCGTGCGCCTCATGGACCAGGCGACGCTCGGCCCCGTCCGGCTGCCCGCGTGGACGCACCAGCCGGAGGTCGACATCCGCTGCGACATCGCGCTGATCGGCGTCGGCGCGGTCTCCCCCGACGTCGGGTTCTCCACCAGCAACCTCGTGGAGGCCTCGATGATGGGCGAGATGATGGACCGCGCCGACAAGGTGGCGGTGCTCGCCGACTCCTCCAAGTTCAGCCGCCGGCTGTTCGCGCAGATCGCCGAGCTCGCCCGCGCCGACTACCTGGTCACGGACGCCCCGCCGCCCCCCGACCTCGCGCGGGCGCTCGCGGAGGCCGGCGTCGAGGTGCTCCTGCCGCGCTGA
- a CDS encoding sugar ABC transporter permease, whose translation MFTSHAQRTPATAGASRATGAARTDGAPGTGGPPAPAPPATRPAWERLKRRLTPYGFLSPTGVLLAILMLTPIVMVIWYSLLDGVITTRNSAFVGFANYTEVLTDPVFWTAARNTLVFTTVSVVAHFAIGLGFAMLLNTPLLSHRVKAFFRVIYVLPWLFTVAIIAVLWRLLLNPNGVVNYLLGTVGLTDGQTEWLANPSTALAAVTFINVWAGYPFFMISLLAGLQGIPRDLYEAARVDGATPFQQFRNVTVPQLRPIIISMALLDFIWTTQQFALIWMTTGGGPINATEMLSTFTYKLAFSRYEFSVASASAVVVLLASMVLAFFYVRHQKARD comes from the coding sequence GTGTTCACCTCGCACGCGCAGCGGACACCGGCCACGGCCGGGGCGTCCCGCGCCACGGGCGCCGCCCGCACCGACGGCGCGCCCGGCACCGGGGGCCCGCCCGCCCCGGCCCCGCCGGCCACCCGGCCGGCGTGGGAGCGGCTCAAGCGCCGCCTCACCCCGTACGGGTTCCTGAGCCCGACCGGCGTCCTGCTGGCGATCCTCATGCTGACGCCGATCGTCATGGTGATCTGGTACTCGCTGCTCGACGGCGTCATCACCACCAGGAACTCGGCGTTCGTGGGCTTCGCCAACTACACCGAGGTCCTCACCGACCCGGTGTTCTGGACGGCGGCGCGCAACACCCTGGTGTTCACGACGGTGAGCGTGGTGGCGCACTTCGCGATCGGCCTCGGCTTCGCGATGCTGCTGAACACCCCGCTGCTCAGCCACCGCGTCAAGGCGTTCTTCCGCGTGATCTACGTGCTGCCGTGGCTGTTCACGGTCGCGATCATCGCGGTGCTGTGGCGGCTGCTGCTCAACCCGAACGGCGTCGTGAACTACCTGCTGGGCACGGTCGGGCTGACCGACGGCCAGACGGAGTGGCTCGCGAACCCCAGCACGGCCCTCGCGGCCGTCACGTTCATCAACGTCTGGGCCGGCTACCCGTTCTTCATGATCTCGCTGCTCGCCGGCCTGCAGGGCATCCCGCGGGACCTGTACGAGGCGGCCCGCGTCGACGGCGCGACGCCCTTCCAGCAGTTCCGCAACGTCACCGTCCCGCAGCTGCGCCCGATCATCATCTCGATGGCGCTGCTGGACTTCATCTGGACCACGCAGCAGTTCGCGCTGATCTGGATGACGACCGGCGGCGGGCCGATCAACGCGACCGAGATGCTCAGCACCTTCACGTACAAGCTGGCGTTCAGCCGGTACGAGTTCTCCGTGGCGTCCGCGTCCGCGGTCGTGGTGCTGCTCGCGTCGATGGTCCTCGCATTCTTCTACGTCCGGCACCAGAAGGCACGGGACTGA